The following coding sequences lie in one Moritella viscosa genomic window:
- the gppA gene encoding guanosine-5'-triphosphate,3'-diphosphate pyrophosphatase, translated as MFIDKVISVSKKSSSNLYAVIDLGSNSFHMLVVREVNNSLQTVAKVKRKVRLAAGLDAENNLNQAALLRGWDCLSLFAEQLQDIPAENIRIVGTATLRLAKNVAVFLATAEKILAHPVNIISGEQEAALIYKGVAYTSSGQGNRLVVDIGGASTELIIGEQAQAKLLYSFKMGCVTWLNNYFADGKLNQHNFTQAINAAKAVLTPQLEKYLTIGWNTCIGASGTIQALQEIMVAQGENEQITLTKLHCIQQQAIACGDIENLNIKGLAADRKPVFTSGLAILTALFESLEINNMFLAGGALREGVIYEMTGLRASHNVRQQTVNNLMVKHQLDLGQAERVKSTALEAFDQLKITISEGDTQAGPLLAYVSSLHEIGLSIDYKKAPQHAAYIIDNTDMLGFTKAQKQLLSALLINQRDELNLSLLAQQSAISYASALLLCRILRVSYTLALRRTDGTIPEFSFTLAEENTLTITLPTQWLARHPLRAAALASELELQAKHNLVLQVQEK; from the coding sequence TTGTTTATAGATAAAGTGATTAGTGTGAGTAAAAAAAGTTCGTCAAATTTATATGCCGTAATTGACCTCGGTTCAAACAGCTTTCATATGCTGGTCGTTCGTGAAGTTAACAATAGCCTACAAACTGTTGCTAAAGTGAAGCGTAAAGTAAGACTTGCTGCTGGCCTTGATGCAGAAAATAACCTCAACCAAGCAGCACTTCTGCGCGGTTGGGATTGTTTAAGTTTGTTTGCTGAGCAGCTACAAGACATTCCTGCCGAGAACATTCGGATTGTTGGTACTGCTACATTGCGCTTAGCAAAAAATGTAGCTGTATTTCTTGCTACGGCAGAAAAAATATTGGCACATCCGGTAAACATTATTTCCGGTGAACAAGAAGCTGCACTTATCTACAAAGGCGTTGCCTATACCAGCAGTGGCCAAGGCAATCGTTTAGTGGTTGATATCGGTGGCGCAAGTACTGAACTCATTATTGGTGAACAAGCACAAGCAAAACTACTTTATAGCTTTAAGATGGGCTGTGTTACTTGGTTAAATAACTATTTTGCTGATGGTAAGCTTAATCAACATAACTTTACGCAAGCAATTAATGCGGCAAAAGCAGTTTTGACCCCTCAACTAGAAAAGTATTTAACCATTGGTTGGAATACGTGTATAGGTGCTTCTGGTACGATCCAAGCGCTACAAGAAATTATGGTCGCACAAGGTGAGAACGAACAGATAACCTTGACGAAATTACACTGTATCCAACAGCAAGCAATTGCCTGTGGTGATATTGAAAACCTTAACATCAAAGGCTTAGCAGCTGATAGAAAACCCGTATTTACAAGCGGTTTAGCCATTCTTACCGCGCTATTTGAAAGCCTAGAAATCAACAATATGTTTTTAGCTGGCGGTGCATTAAGAGAAGGCGTTATTTACGAAATGACAGGGCTGCGTGCAAGTCACAATGTACGTCAGCAAACAGTAAATAACTTGATGGTAAAACATCAACTGGATCTGGGACAAGCCGAACGCGTTAAAAGTACAGCGTTAGAAGCATTTGACCAACTAAAAATAACGATTTCAGAAGGCGATACCCAAGCAGGACCTTTACTTGCTTATGTCAGCTCTCTACACGAGATCGGCTTATCAATTGATTATAAGAAAGCGCCACAACACGCGGCTTATATTATCGATAACACAGATATGCTTGGTTTTACCAAAGCGCAGAAGCAATTATTGTCGGCGTTATTAATTAACCAACGTGATGAATTAAATTTGTCTTTGTTAGCACAACAATCAGCAATCAGTTACGCAAGTGCATTGCTGCTTTGTCGTATCTTAAGGGTATCGTACACACTAGCCTTACGACGTACTGATGGTACAATCCCAGAGTTTTCATTTACTCTCGCTGAAGAAAATACATTAACCATCACCTTGCCAACACAATGGTTAGCGCGGCATCCATTACGTGCAGCCGCATTAGCATCTGAGTTAGAATTACAAGCTAAGCATAATTTAGTGTTACAAGTTCAAGAAAAATAA
- the rhlB gene encoding ATP-dependent RNA helicase RhlB, whose protein sequence is MSKKHLTEHKFSQFGLNADVLAGLEASGFEYCTPIQALSLPFAIQGKDVAGQAQTGTGKTIAFLAAIFHHLLKTKPAEDRPKNKPRAIILAPTRELAIQIHKDALPIAKTTGLKMGLVYGGESYDIQRENLEKGVDIIIGTVGRIIDFEKQKTMDLSGVEALVLDEADRMLDQGFIKDIRYLMRKMPEPKQRLNLLFSATFTWDIRELAYQHMNEPEEVTVEAEKVTGSSITQELFHPSNDDKMALLQTLIEEEWPERAIVFANTKHKCEEIWGHLAADKHRVGLLTGDIPQKKRNSILEQFTQGKLDILVATDVAARGLHIPAVSHVFNYDLPDNCGDYVHRIGRTGRAGAEGHSISFACEKYIYNLPAIEEYIEHTIPVCHYDKTALLTDLPRPIHTKRARPGNSRSMNDRNKTRRTGQRQHNTHNKTH, encoded by the coding sequence ATGAGCAAAAAACATCTTACAGAACATAAGTTCTCCCAGTTTGGCCTTAATGCCGACGTACTTGCTGGGTTAGAAGCTTCAGGCTTCGAATATTGTACACCAATTCAAGCACTTAGCTTGCCATTTGCCATCCAAGGTAAAGATGTAGCCGGTCAAGCACAGACTGGTACAGGCAAAACTATCGCATTTTTGGCCGCTATTTTTCATCATTTATTGAAAACAAAACCAGCCGAAGATCGTCCAAAAAATAAGCCTCGCGCTATTATCTTAGCGCCAACACGCGAACTTGCAATTCAAATTCATAAAGATGCGTTACCTATTGCCAAAACAACTGGCCTTAAAATGGGTCTTGTTTATGGTGGTGAAAGCTACGATATTCAACGTGAAAACCTTGAAAAAGGCGTTGATATCATCATCGGTACTGTGGGTCGTATCATTGATTTTGAAAAACAAAAAACAATGGATTTATCAGGTGTTGAAGCATTAGTATTAGATGAAGCTGATCGTATGCTAGATCAAGGCTTCATTAAAGATATTCGTTATCTGATGCGTAAAATGCCAGAACCAAAACAGCGCCTAAACTTACTGTTTTCAGCGACCTTTACTTGGGATATTCGTGAATTAGCTTATCAGCACATGAACGAACCAGAAGAAGTAACTGTTGAAGCAGAGAAAGTAACAGGTAGCAGTATTACTCAAGAGCTATTTCACCCATCAAATGATGACAAAATGGCATTATTACAAACGTTAATTGAAGAAGAATGGCCAGAACGTGCCATTGTATTTGCCAATACTAAACATAAATGTGAAGAAATCTGGGGCCACTTGGCAGCAGATAAACATCGCGTTGGTTTATTAACAGGTGATATCCCTCAGAAAAAACGTAACAGTATTCTAGAACAATTCACCCAAGGTAAATTAGACATTCTTGTCGCGACGGACGTTGCAGCACGTGGTCTACATATTCCAGCTGTAAGTCATGTATTTAACTACGATTTACCCGATAATTGTGGTGATTACGTACACCGTATTGGCCGTACTGGTCGTGCTGGTGCAGAAGGTCATTCAATTAGTTTCGCTTGTGAAAAATACATTTATAATTTACCCGCGATTGAAGAATACATTGAACATACGATCCCTGTTTGTCATTACGATAAAACAGCGCTATTAACTGACTTACCACGACCGATCCACACTAAACGTGCTCGTCCAGGTAATTCAAGATCAATGAATGATCGTAACAAAACGCGTCGTACTGGCCAACGTCAGCATAATACGCATAACAAAACCCATTAA
- the trxA gene encoding thioredoxin, whose protein sequence is MSDKIIQLTDAAFDMDVLNSELPVLVDFWAEWCGPCKMIAPILSEVAEEYAGKVTIGKLNIDQNSGTPPKFGIRGIPTLLLFKNGAVAATKVGALSKAQLQSFLDENL, encoded by the coding sequence ATGAGCGACAAAATTATTCAGCTAACCGATGCTGCTTTCGATATGGATGTGTTAAATTCAGAATTACCTGTACTAGTTGATTTTTGGGCTGAGTGGTGTGGACCTTGCAAAATGATCGCGCCGATCTTAAGCGAAGTTGCTGAAGAGTACGCAGGTAAAGTAACTATCGGTAAATTAAATATCGATCAAAATTCAGGTACACCACCTAAATTTGGTATCCGTGGTATCCCGACTTTATTGTTATTTAAAAACGGTGCAGTTGCGGCAACTAAAGTTGGCGCATTATCAAAAGCGCAACTTCAAAGTTTTCTAGACGAAAACCTGTAG
- the rho gene encoding transcription termination factor rho, which translates to MNLTELKNTPVSELVKLGESMGLENLARLRKQDIIFSILKAHAKSGEDIFGNGVLEILQDGFGFLRSADSSYLAGPDDIYVSPSQIRRFNLRTGDTVGGKIRPPKDGERYFALLKIDQVNFDRPENSRNKILFENLTPIHPNERLRLERGNGSTEDITSRILDLSAPIGKGQRGLIVAPPKAGKTMLLQNIASSIALNHPDATLMVLLIDERPEEVTEMQRLVRGEVIASTFDEPANRHVQVAEMMIEKAKRLVEHKKDVIILLDSVTRLARAYNTVTPSSGKILSGGVDANALHRPKRFFGAARNVEEGGSLTIIATALIDTGSKMDEVIYEEFKGTGNQELHLNRKIAERRVYPAIDFTRSGTRREELLADKAELQKMWILRKIVHPMGEIDAMEFLIDKLAMTKTNDQFFEAMKKQKS; encoded by the coding sequence ATGAATTTAACCGAATTAAAAAACACACCAGTTTCTGAACTTGTAAAACTGGGCGAATCTATGGGTCTAGAAAATCTGGCTCGCTTAAGAAAACAAGACATCATTTTTTCTATCTTAAAAGCTCACGCAAAAAGCGGTGAAGACATTTTTGGTAATGGTGTTTTAGAGATTTTGCAGGATGGCTTTGGTTTCTTGCGTTCAGCAGACAGCTCTTATCTTGCCGGCCCTGATGATATTTATGTCTCGCCAAGTCAGATCCGTCGCTTTAACTTGCGAACGGGTGATACCGTTGGTGGTAAAATCCGCCCGCCAAAAGATGGCGAACGATATTTTGCCTTGTTAAAGATTGACCAAGTTAACTTTGACCGCCCTGAAAACTCTCGTAATAAAATCCTCTTTGAAAACCTTACTCCAATCCATCCAAATGAACGTCTTCGTTTAGAACGTGGTAATGGCAGTACCGAAGATATCACTTCGCGTATTCTTGATTTAAGTGCACCGATTGGTAAAGGTCAACGTGGTTTAATTGTGGCACCACCGAAAGCTGGTAAAACAATGCTATTACAAAACATTGCCTCTTCAATTGCGTTAAATCATCCTGACGCGACATTGATGGTTCTGCTTATCGATGAACGTCCGGAAGAAGTAACAGAGATGCAGCGTTTGGTTCGTGGTGAAGTAATTGCTTCAACATTTGATGAACCTGCTAACCGACATGTGCAAGTTGCGGAAATGATGATCGAAAAAGCGAAACGTCTTGTCGAGCACAAGAAAGACGTGATCATCTTACTTGATTCTGTAACGCGTCTAGCACGTGCTTACAATACAGTGACACCGTCATCAGGTAAGATTTTATCTGGTGGTGTTGATGCAAACGCTTTACACCGTCCGAAGCGTTTCTTCGGTGCTGCACGTAATGTTGAAGAAGGTGGTTCTTTAACTATTATCGCAACAGCATTGATTGATACTGGTTCGAAAATGGATGAAGTAATTTACGAAGAATTTAAAGGTACTGGTAACCAAGAGTTACACCTTAATCGTAAAATTGCAGAACGTCGTGTTTATCCTGCGATTGACTTCACTCGTTCAGGTACGCGTCGTGAAGAACTGTTAGCAGATAAAGCTGAGTTACAGAAAATGTGGATCCTACGTAAAATCGTGCACCCAATGGGTGAGATTGATGCGATGGAATTCCTGATTGATAAACTGGCTATGACGAAAACGAATGATCAATTCTTCGAAGCAATGAAGAAGCAAAAATCATAA
- the ubiD gene encoding 3-octaprenyl-4-hydroxybenzoate carboxy-lyase: MCGVFFSKNSVELFMKYKDLRDFIALLESKGELKRIHQEIDPYLEMTEICDRTLKAGGPALLFENPKGHTMPVLGNLFGTPDRVAMGMGRESVSELREVGEWLSYLKEPEPPKGFKELMEKVPIFKQVLNMPTKRLRKAPCQEIVLTGDDVDLSQIPIQHCWPGDVAPLITWGLTITQGPYKKRQNLGIYRQQVLSKNKLIMRWLSHRGGALDFKEFQELNPGENYPVSVALGADPATILGAVTPVPDTLSEYAFAGLLRGSRTEVVKSISNDLEVPAGAEIILEGYIAPGEMAEEGPYGDHTGYYNETDSFPVFTVTHITMRKDAIYHSTYTGRPADEPAVLGVALNEVFVPILQKQYPEIVDFYLPPEGCSYRMAVVTIKKQYPGHAKRVMLGVWSFLRQFMYTKFVIVCDDDINARDWNDVIWAITTRMDPARDTTMIEHTPIDYLDFASPVSGLGSKMGMDATNKWPGETDREWGEPIVMDEKVKQRVDDLWDELAIL; the protein is encoded by the coding sequence ATGTGTGGCGTTTTTTTTTCAAAAAATAGCGTGGAATTGTTTATGAAATATAAAGATCTGAGAGACTTTATTGCCTTACTTGAAAGCAAAGGCGAATTAAAACGTATTCATCAAGAAATTGACCCGTATTTGGAAATGACGGAAATTTGCGATCGCACATTAAAAGCAGGCGGTCCGGCATTATTATTTGAAAATCCGAAAGGCCATACTATGCCGGTATTGGGTAACCTGTTTGGTACACCCGATCGCGTTGCGATGGGGATGGGTCGTGAAAGTGTCAGTGAACTGCGTGAAGTGGGTGAATGGTTATCCTATTTAAAAGAACCTGAGCCACCGAAAGGTTTTAAAGAGTTAATGGAAAAAGTACCGATATTTAAACAGGTACTGAATATGCCCACCAAAAGGCTGCGTAAAGCACCCTGCCAAGAAATAGTGTTAACAGGTGATGATGTTGATTTAAGTCAGATCCCTATTCAGCATTGCTGGCCGGGAGACGTTGCCCCATTAATTACTTGGGGTTTAACGATCACCCAAGGTCCTTATAAAAAACGTCAGAATTTAGGTATTTATCGTCAGCAAGTACTGAGTAAAAACAAATTAATTATGCGTTGGTTATCTCATCGTGGTGGTGCTCTGGATTTTAAAGAATTTCAAGAACTAAACCCGGGTGAAAACTACCCTGTATCTGTGGCACTAGGTGCTGATCCTGCGACAATTTTAGGTGCCGTAACGCCTGTACCAGATACGTTATCGGAATATGCTTTTGCAGGTTTATTACGTGGTAGTCGTACTGAAGTCGTTAAATCTATTTCTAATGACCTTGAAGTGCCTGCAGGTGCTGAAATTATCTTAGAAGGTTATATCGCGCCGGGCGAGATGGCAGAGGAAGGCCCTTATGGTGATCATACCGGTTACTATAACGAGACTGACTCTTTTCCTGTATTTACGGTGACGCACATTACGATGCGTAAAGATGCCATTTATCATTCTACCTATACAGGTCGCCCTGCAGATGAACCTGCTGTATTGGGTGTGGCGCTAAACGAAGTCTTTGTACCGATTTTACAAAAGCAATATCCTGAAATTGTTGATTTTTATTTACCGCCAGAAGGTTGCTCTTATCGTATGGCGGTAGTGACAATTAAGAAACAATATCCTGGTCATGCAAAGCGCGTGATGCTGGGAGTGTGGTCATTCTTACGTCAGTTCATGTATACCAAATTTGTTATCGTTTGTGATGATGATATTAATGCGCGTGATTGGAATGATGTTATTTGGGCTATTACGACCCGTATGGACCCCGCTCGCGATACGACAATGATTGAACATACGCCAATTGATTATCTCGATTTTGCATCACCGGTATCGGGTCTTGGCTCTAAAATGGGTATGGATGCAACCAATAAATGGCCTGGTGAGACAGATCGTGAATGGGGCGAACCAATTGTGATGGATGAGAAGGTTAAGCAGCGAGTCGATGATTTATGGGACGAATTAGCGATTTTGTGA
- the fre gene encoding NAD(P)H-flavin reductase → MLRIKCEVTLLESYTDTVFNVKLKPEQKVEFQAGQYLMVVMAEDDKRPFSIASNPSNDDVLELHIGASEQNSYAMQVVERLKSGTIEVELPGGNAGLREDSERPLVLIAGGTGFSYTKSILERAVEVNQRPISLYWGAREASHLYAFSLAQELADAHPQVTFIPVVETAPEQWSGKVGQVHKVVMDDVANLAACDVYIAGRFEMAGAARTDFAPLGVKEHLYGDAFEFI, encoded by the coding sequence ATGTTAAGAATTAAGTGTGAAGTGACGTTGTTAGAGTCGTATACAGATACTGTATTTAACGTGAAACTAAAACCAGAGCAGAAGGTTGAGTTCCAGGCTGGACAATATCTAATGGTAGTCATGGCAGAAGACGACAAGCGCCCATTTTCTATTGCTTCAAACCCAAGTAATGATGATGTTTTAGAATTACACATTGGTGCATCAGAGCAAAATTCATATGCAATGCAAGTAGTGGAAAGACTAAAGTCAGGTACTATAGAAGTTGAACTTCCAGGTGGTAATGCTGGTTTAAGGGAAGACTCAGAGCGTCCTTTAGTATTGATTGCTGGCGGTACTGGCTTCTCTTACACTAAGTCTATTCTAGAGCGTGCGGTAGAAGTTAATCAACGTCCTATTTCATTATATTGGGGTGCGCGTGAAGCATCACATTTATATGCATTTTCGTTGGCACAAGAATTAGCTGATGCGCATCCACAGGTGACTTTTATTCCTGTTGTCGAAACGGCTCCAGAGCAATGGTCTGGTAAAGTTGGGCAGGTGCATAAAGTAGTCATGGATGATGTTGCTAATTTAGCTGCATGCGATGTTTATATTGCTGGTCGTTTTGAAATGGCTGGTGCTGCGCGTACTGACTTTGCACCACTAGGCGTTAAAGAACACTTATATGGCGATGCATTTGAATTCATTTAA
- the hemY gene encoding protein HemY, producing the protein MVRFIVLIALLLAGAIGAPYLMGNKGYVMIAAGDYVIDATVSSSVVMIIAFYFTLLGFEALINKLIHSLGWFNRYHQARAKIQTEKGILALASGDFKQAETLTLKAAKKAQVPVLNYLAAAQSAQGLGNEEKRDEYLLLAHKNADKNILAVEITQAKLQIEQQQFEQAFASLSALHDKHPKHKVVLTMFKAVCIERKEWGQLLSLIPTLQKQKLLTSGEADELRKHSHFEHLGEVAKQQGSTGLLDTWSSLPKALKHDGRYLAETVNLLMGRNDHQSAYLLMMDALSNELYPELISLTPKLNISDYHALIERLKRLQKTREGSGLLAVCIGQLMVKEGRWSEAVEELSQGISQSPSTSAYTALAHAYEKLGLVNDANATYKKSLSYHQQA; encoded by the coding sequence ATGGTTAGATTTATAGTATTAATCGCGCTGCTTCTTGCAGGTGCAATTGGTGCCCCATACTTAATGGGCAATAAAGGTTATGTAATGATTGCAGCTGGTGATTATGTCATTGATGCTACGGTCAGTAGTTCCGTCGTGATGATTATTGCTTTCTACTTTACTTTATTAGGCTTTGAAGCATTAATCAATAAACTGATTCACAGCCTAGGTTGGTTTAATCGCTATCATCAAGCTCGCGCTAAAATACAAACAGAAAAAGGGATCTTAGCATTAGCCAGTGGTGACTTTAAACAAGCTGAAACGTTAACCTTAAAAGCAGCCAAGAAAGCACAAGTCCCCGTGTTAAATTACCTTGCCGCTGCACAATCTGCACAAGGTCTTGGCAATGAAGAAAAACGTGATGAATATTTATTATTAGCACACAAGAATGCAGATAAAAACATCCTGGCGGTCGAGATAACGCAAGCTAAATTACAAATTGAGCAACAGCAATTTGAACAAGCATTTGCATCACTATCCGCATTACATGATAAACATCCAAAGCATAAGGTTGTGCTAACGATGTTCAAAGCTGTCTGTATTGAAAGAAAAGAATGGGGACAATTACTCTCGCTTATTCCAACATTACAAAAACAAAAATTACTGACCTCTGGTGAAGCTGATGAACTACGTAAACATAGTCATTTCGAACATTTAGGAGAAGTAGCAAAACAACAAGGCAGCACTGGATTACTTGATACCTGGAGTTCACTACCAAAAGCACTTAAGCATGATGGGCGTTATCTAGCAGAAACAGTCAATCTATTAATGGGGCGTAACGACCACCAGTCAGCTTATCTGCTGATGATGGATGCATTAAGTAATGAGTTATATCCAGAGTTAATCAGCTTAACTCCCAAATTAAATATTAGTGATTACCATGCACTGATCGAGCGTCTTAAGCGTCTACAAAAGACCCGTGAAGGCTCCGGTTTATTAGCTGTATGCATTGGTCAGCTCATGGTAAAAGAAGGGCGCTGGAGCGAAGCGGTAGAAGAACTAAGTCAAGGCATAAGCCAATCACCATCGACCTCTGCATATACTGCATTAGCACACGCTTACGAAAAACTAGGCCTAGTTAATGATGCAAATGCAACGTACAAAAAAAGCTTAAGTTATCATCAGCAAGCTTAG
- the hemX gene encoding putative uroporphyrin-III C-methyltransferase HemX gives MTDKKKNSQNANTKTTNKGIVDSSDTITTEGKPASKAGIVTGAVAILLTLGLSAGLYYHSHQQNQLQQQVLTKLQAQLQDQKDTQHSLRQQLSEDKKAVANQLKQTTQQLSQIQDSEKLTTSQLETVQLAVANLKMRNPNEWMLAEAEYLIRIAGRKIALEQDVDTSLALLSSASRRLTQLNDPSLLPLRKVIEQDIATLTKLPRIDHDGLALKLSIQVEEVDNLVLAGFTRPDVVKTDNTLSSNSSDWKANLAKSWQSFSDNFITIRRQDNSVDALLSPQAAWYLTENLKTQLLQAELAIYRQDQAKFKHALKTATTWIKRYYDVNQPAAKSMLASLDTLSKATITTKYPEKLNSAALIQTTIRDRKINELANSTSTK, from the coding sequence ATGACAGACAAGAAAAAAAATAGTCAAAATGCCAATACTAAAACAACCAACAAAGGCATTGTTGATTCATCAGACACGATTACAACGGAAGGTAAGCCAGCAAGTAAAGCGGGCATTGTCACTGGTGCGGTTGCGATCCTGTTAACGCTAGGCCTTAGCGCAGGTCTCTATTATCATAGCCATCAGCAAAACCAGCTGCAGCAACAAGTCCTAACAAAACTACAAGCACAGTTGCAAGATCAAAAAGATACTCAACATTCATTACGTCAGCAGTTAAGCGAAGACAAAAAAGCTGTAGCCAACCAATTAAAGCAAACGACGCAACAGCTTAGCCAGATCCAAGACAGTGAAAAACTAACCACTTCACAACTCGAAACCGTACAATTAGCGGTCGCGAATCTTAAAATGCGCAATCCCAATGAATGGATGCTCGCAGAAGCGGAATACTTAATTCGTATCGCGGGCCGAAAAATAGCCCTAGAACAAGATGTTGATACTAGCTTAGCGTTATTATCATCTGCCAGTCGTCGTTTAACGCAATTAAATGATCCGAGCTTATTACCACTGCGCAAAGTGATTGAGCAAGATATTGCCACACTGACTAAATTACCGCGTATTGATCATGATGGTTTAGCACTGAAACTCTCGATTCAAGTAGAAGAAGTCGATAATCTCGTATTAGCAGGCTTTACTCGTCCTGATGTAGTGAAGACAGACAATACATTATCAAGTAATAGTTCAGACTGGAAAGCGAATCTCGCTAAGTCATGGCAATCTTTCAGCGATAATTTTATCACTATCCGTCGCCAAGATAATTCAGTTGACGCCCTATTATCACCACAAGCAGCTTGGTATTTAACTGAAAATTTAAAAACACAACTATTACAAGCTGAACTCGCAATATACCGTCAAGACCAAGCTAAATTTAAGCATGCACTGAAAACAGCAACAACTTGGATTAAGCGTTATTACGATGTAAACCAACCCGCAGCGAAAAGTATGCTAGCAAGTCTTGATACATTGAGTAAAGCAACTATTACCACAAAATATCCAGAAAAACTAAACAGTGCGGCACTGATCCAAACAACCATCAGAGATCGCAAAATCAACGAGTTAGCTAACAGTACTAGCACAAAATAA
- the hemD gene encoding uroporphyrinogen III synthase HemD, with protein sequence MKIRALITRPRVKGEQLARQIEAANGAALCCPFIDISAGQQFNKVSSLLEKLQPGDYIIAISDNAINYANRSLIQENKTWPQHINYIAVGPTTALRWQKYGINHAKIPQTHDSEGVLKLLINTAVEHKNIVILRGNGGRETMAEDLIQRSANVTYCEVYQRSSPDYEPELLINKWQQFAINSVIITSGEILGNLIKTIPYTALPWVLNLHFIVPSQRIAALAHGLGIEHVTIASGASNNSLFNAVKQLDMQIGIS encoded by the coding sequence ATGAAAATCAGGGCGCTAATCACTCGCCCACGCGTTAAAGGCGAGCAACTAGCTCGTCAAATTGAGGCAGCTAATGGGGCTGCCTTATGTTGTCCGTTTATCGATATATCCGCAGGACAGCAATTTAATAAAGTCAGTTCATTACTGGAAAAATTACAGCCTGGTGACTATATTATTGCCATAAGCGATAATGCTATAAATTATGCGAATCGCAGTTTAATACAAGAAAATAAAACTTGGCCACAGCATATAAATTACATTGCCGTAGGTCCAACAACAGCACTACGCTGGCAAAAATACGGTATCAATCACGCCAAAATACCCCAAACACATGATAGCGAAGGGGTGTTAAAACTACTTATTAATACGGCAGTAGAACACAAAAACATCGTTATTCTACGCGGTAATGGGGGCCGAGAGACAATGGCTGAAGATCTAATACAACGCTCGGCAAATGTGACCTATTGTGAAGTTTATCAACGTTCTTCCCCCGATTACGAACCTGAATTGTTGATTAATAAGTGGCAACAATTCGCCATTAATAGTGTTATTATCACTAGCGGTGAAATTCTGGGTAACCTAATAAAAACGATACCCTACACAGCGTTACCTTGGGTACTAAACTTACACTTTATTGTTCCTAGCCAACGAATAGCAGCACTTGCTCATGGGTTAGGAATAGAACACGTCACCATTGCTAGTGGTGCATCAAATAATTCATTATTTAATGCTGTTAAGCAATTGGATATGCAGATAGGAATAAGCTAA
- the hemC gene encoding porphobilinogen deaminase HemC, with translation MATETLRIATRKSPLAMWQAEYVKARLEAIHQNLTVELIPMVTKGDIILDTPLAKVGGKGLFVKELEIAMLEDRADIAVHSMKDVPVEFPEGLGLEVICEREDPRDAFVSNTYRKIEELPPGAIVGTCSLRRQCQLSEARPDLKIMDLRGNVNTRLNKLDNKNYDAIILAAAGLKRLDMEYRIASYIEPEQSLPAVGQGAVGIECRTTDERVKALLAPLNDALTSDRVLAERAMNLALEGGCQVPIGSYALIDGDELWLRGLVGKPDGTEVIRAEIRGDRKNARQLGLTLADELLAQGAKEILAAVYNNADA, from the coding sequence ATGGCTACTGAAACTCTAAGAATTGCAACCCGTAAAAGCCCATTAGCAATGTGGCAAGCTGAATATGTAAAAGCACGCCTAGAAGCAATTCATCAAAACCTTACCGTTGAATTAATCCCAATGGTAACCAAGGGTGACATCATTTTAGATACGCCTTTAGCAAAAGTGGGTGGTAAAGGTCTTTTTGTAAAAGAACTAGAAATAGCAATGCTTGAAGATCGCGCCGATATCGCCGTGCATTCAATGAAAGATGTACCAGTTGAATTTCCAGAAGGTTTAGGCTTAGAAGTAATTTGTGAGCGTGAAGACCCACGCGATGCATTTGTTTCAAATACTTACCGCAAAATTGAAGAACTGCCACCAGGTGCAATCGTTGGTACATGTAGTTTACGCCGTCAATGCCAGTTGAGTGAGGCGCGTCCGGATCTAAAAATTATGGACTTACGTGGCAACGTAAATACACGTTTAAACAAACTCGATAATAAAAATTATGATGCAATAATTTTAGCTGCAGCCGGATTAAAACGTCTTGATATGGAATACCGTATTGCCAGCTACATTGAACCAGAACAAAGCCTACCAGCAGTAGGACAAGGTGCTGTAGGCATTGAATGTCGCACAACAGATGAACGTGTAAAAGCATTATTAGCGCCATTAAATGATGCCCTAACCAGTGATCGCGTGCTTGCCGAACGTGCAATGAACTTAGCCCTTGAAGGTGGTTGTCAGGTACCAATCGGTAGTTACGCACTAATCGACGGTGATGAATTATGGCTACGTGGACTGGTTGGAAAACCAGACGGCACTGAAGTAATTCGCGCAGAAATCCGTGGAGACCGTAAAAATGCACGCCAGCTAGGACTCACACTTGCAGATGAATTACTGGCGCAAGGTGCAAAAGAAATTTTAGCTGCTGTTTATAATAACGCAGACGCATGA